The Penicillium digitatum chromosome 6, complete sequence genome contains the following window.
AGTCTACGACGTTAATGACCTTTTTATGCAAATTCCATTCGGTGGCCTCACATCACATATACCCCACCCCATCAGATCTGTACCTGTATTTCATCTCTCATTTCTTTCTCCTAGCAGCTTCATTTACACTTGCATTCATTTTCATAATGGAAGCCACTCAGGAATCCACACAGCCATGTGCTGATCCTCGCCGAATGGGAATGAATAACTCTGGCATCCAAGATCAAGACTTGGCCGACATCATCTGTATCCTTCATCCGAACTCACATGCTGCCCATGATGCTGTTGGTGCCACAGGAGAGCTGCGTGCTCAGCATATCCTCCAAAGGGACATACTGGAGCATGAATCTTCTCACACAGCTGCACTAGATTTGGCGTTGAGGCTTTCGTCAAAAGTTCACAGCCTGGCGGTTGGCTTCTGCTTCGGTCGCAATCGCTCTCGCTGTGATATTCTTCTGagtgttgatgatgatgctaAACGAGTGTCGAATACTCACTTTCGCATCTATCTAACCGAAGACGGTATTCTCATGCTCCAGGATACTTCGACAAACGGGACGATAGTGGACAATTGCCGCCTGCGAAAATCTCTGAAAGATGGGAATAGTCGAATGCTGACGAACGGATCTGTCATTCAAGTCATCACCGGATCTCAAGCCTCCGACGAGGTCCGCTTTGTGGTTCGAATTCCGTCTCGAGAAGGATTCGCTGTCCAATATCACCAGAACTTATTTCGCTATTTCGAACGGGTTCATGCACATACTCCAGCGCACAAAGAACGACAGGGCCCGTCTGCCTTGGCGTGGTCGTCCGCCAACGCTTATGGCATGCATTGGACCGGTGGTGCCGAGTACAACGTGACTGGACAGATTGGAAAGGGTGCTTTTGCTACTGTGTACAAGATTGCAACAAAGCAACATGGCGCCATCTATGCTGCAAAGGAACTGGACAAGCGCCGCTTTATGAAAAACGGCATCCTTGATCAAAAGGTCGATAATGAGATGAAAATTATGAGAGACCTCACACATGTAAGCGATGATTTTCAGTTGGCCTGTTAATGATCCAACTAATTTGTTACAGCCGAATATCGTTCAATACATCAATCACCACGAGCATGATCGGTGGATCTACATCATCATGGAGTACGTTCCAGGCGGTGAGCTGTCGACATACCTGCAGACCCAGGGAAGAATTGCAGAGGAGATGGTGAGAACGATCGCACGACAAGTGTTACGGGCCCTTCACTATCTGCACAAACGTCGCATCACCCATCGAGACATCAAACCGGACAACATCCTGATTGCCTCTCTGGACCCGCTTAGGATCAAATTATCTGATTTTGGTTTATCAAAAGTGGTGGAGCAGGAAACCTTTTTAAAGACTTTTTGTGGAACACTTCTCTACTGTGCACCGGAGGTGTACCCGGATTATGATCAATACCGCCGTGGGGAGCTCCGAAAGAGGCGTCGTGTTGGAGACCCGTAAGTGGCtattttcctttttctcgcTGAAGAAGCCTCTGCTGATACTGAAAGACCTCCTAAAACATCTCCGTACAGTCAATCTGTTGACATGTGGTCGCTAGGTGCAGTCCTTTTCCATATCCTGTCCGGCGTTCCACCATATTCAGGGCGTGCAGAAGATCGAGGTGTCCAGATGCTTCGCACCATTATGACATGTGATGCTGATTTTGACGCCTTGCGGAAGGTAAACGTGTCTGAATCTGGTATCGACTTTGTTGCGAAGCTTCTGAATCGGGACCCCTTCTCGCGTCCGACAGAGAAGGAATGTTTCCAGCACCCTTGGGTTGCGGAGGTCCCTGATGTGGATGAgtatgaggatgatgatgacttGCTTTATGATCATCAAGATGGGCTTTCAGTAATTGGCGAGGATGCCGAGGACGAGCTAGACGCTTCACAATTGTCCATCACTGAGGGTCCGGGCTATGTCCACGAAGCCGACGGCGAAGAAGGTAGCGGCAGTGAGGAAATCTCCAAACGGCCCCGGACCGAGTACACTCCCACCAATGTGCGCTATCCTAGCCTTCCCAACATCGAGAGCTTCCACGATGGGCAAGCGGTGGTGGACGATCATGCCAAACGTTTGTTTGGCGAAGTTTCTGCCTCAGCCCTGCGGAGCTCCCATGCACTCGGCAACATGGATGCATACGACGCGAGTAATTTCAACGTTGACTTTCTCTCTTCCGGTGAGTCGATGATGAGCGACGATCCCAACGACTCGATTATTTCCCTTCCGGCGGTACCCTTCGGTGGCACTGCGCCCAGTTTGATGGGCGCAGAGAAACTCGTTGGGCAGCTCAACATGAATTCCTTAAATCCAACTCTGCAACTAAAGGGTGGCCCGGTTAACAGATCCTCCTTGCGGCAGATCACTCCTGGGCACATCAAAAGCGCGATACCAGCTAGTACCATCAACAGGGATTCCGTTCCGCCAATTTCGAGTCCCCAGGAAGAACCTGTCTCGAGTCCCCAGGTGCCAACCCCGAAAGCAAAGTTCACGCGTCGAATAAACCTTGCTCTTGCAATCCCCGACACAGCCAGCGAGGCATCTAGCGATAATAGTGCCCAAAGCAGCCGCTGCAATACTGCCGCCGAAACCCCATCTCGGTCCGCCCATTCTGAATACGACCCCGAGTTTGCTACTACACTTGACGCACAGACAGGCCAAGCCATCTTGGATCAAGCCCGGGTCGAAGAACCTGACTCGTCAGAACCGATAGTTCATCGACCCAAATCACCCCCTCTTCCCTTCACGCTGTCTGATCCCGAGTTTGCCAAACCACCAAAGAGATTTGGAAAACTGAAGAGTCTCCCCGGTTCGATCTTCGACTTGACAATCTACCTTGAGGATAGACTTACCTCGTGGGGTCGAGGACCATTAGCAACTATCAAGCATGCCGACCCCATGGACACAAGGATCCCCGCCTATGCCTTAGAGGTCACATTCTGGACTCCAGGTATCGAGGCTAGGATTGCAGCTGGTGAAAGCTGGCTCGAGATTCCAGGTGTGATGGCCATTCTCTCCACCAAAGCGCGTTCTGGCATCTGGGTAAACGACACACTGCTGCGCCGTGGCTCTATGACCGAGGATGGTCCCGAGGCTTTGCAATACGGGAAGCTCTACACAGGCGACATCATCACTGTGTACCAAAACAAAGATAGATCGAAGTTCCTCAAGCTCCAGTGTGATTTCACTCATGGCGAGAGTTCCCAGCCTCGGCCCGGACACGAAGCTGGGTTCATGGTGCGACAGGCTCTCATGGCCAAGACTAGCCGTGCGGCGAACCGGATGCCGATTCGGCCCCAATCCAAGGATCGAGATCAGGTTGAGATCTAGCGTTATAGTCTTTCCGCTTTGGATATCGATTGATATGAAATACGTGGTCCAGTGGGAATCAAATGTTACATACCTTTCATGTTCCATCATGGCTCTGTCCGCAAGCAGTAGAGTAGATATTAGAGATGTGGAGCCCTATCTCCGCCATTTGATCCACGCTTAAGTAGTTCGGAGGTTTAAATTAGGCTAAACTAATGTCGACTTATACTGCAGTGGTTAGAGTAAATTATCAACCACGGTGATTGAGAGAATTGAGGCTAACGCGAGTATCAAATCCAAATTTACTCTTCAACGGAAGGATCGAAACTTAAGACGCACCTGCTCCAAGACGGTAGCATAGGCGTGCCGCATCCGGCCTTTCCTGAACCTCAGCACAACCCCATCCGGTACATTATCTCCAACCATTAAATGATGTTTTGTGTGTCTTAATTGCCTACTCACCTTTCTTCCTAACTTTCGTCACTAGTTAAATCTGTCACTCTGACCTCACTGCGAATCAATTCACCCTTCGCTCGAATCTTTCCTCCGATCAACATCCCCCAAGATTTCACAACGATCTCTCTCTAGGAATTAATTGTTGAGCTCTGATCACAGCGATGACCTTGTCGCGATCACCCTCTCCCCACCCGGGCGGGGGGTGGTCCAGCCCGGGACTCATTCCGGCTAGCGGCACCACCTCGCCCGGTTCATTATCACCAGGCGGTATTTCGTGGGCTGCAGCCAAATCGAAAAGCGAAGAAGTGCGTGGGTATCCATCGTTTTCAACGCGCAATAGCGGCTTTTTCTCTCGGCAGCGACACAAGATCTCGACGTGGTTTCCTAGCTTCCGAAGGGTTTCCTCACATGACTACATCGATAAAGATGACTATGGCCGAAATTGGAAGCGTGCGAGTGGTGGGTGTGGCCTGCTAGGTGCATTACGGATACCAGTGCGTCGGGGTCGGTTCCGGCTGTTGTTGGCATTAATGTTAGTGTGGGTTGGGTGTCTGTTTTTCTGGACGAGTAAGTGATTGCGGCTACAATGATTATGTTGAGGCGTTCTGACGAAACTACAGGCATTGTCCAAACATACCGAAGATCACCTATAGGTGGCGGGAGCAAGTTCGTCATCATACTCGGATCCAATGTGGAGGGCGGCGTCATGGAGTGGAAGGGCGCACGTGAATGGGCCATTGAACGCAACAGCATATGGAACAAGAGGAGATATGCTGAGAAATGGGGTTACGAGCTAGAACTGGCTAATCTACTGGCCAAAAAGCGGTACTCACATGAATGGCGCGAGAGCTGGGAGAAGGGCGATGTGATCCGCGAAGCCATGCGCAAGTATCCAGACGCGGAATGGTTTTGGTGGCTCGACTTAAACACTTGGGTTATGGAATACGATATATCGCTCCAACAACATCTATTCAATGATCTCAAGTCTCATGTCTACCGCGACATCACCGCCTACAACCCTCTCAACATCACCCATCCACTGCCCGAGTTCTGGCTCGACGAGCTAGGTCGTTCTCTTGAGGGCGACGGCCAGGCAGATTCTTTGAACATGTTACTGACACAAGATTGCGCCGGCTTCAATCTTGGATCGTTCTTCCTGCGACGATCTCTTTGGACCGATCGCCTGCTTGATATCTGGTGGGATCCCGTCATGTACGAGCAGATGCATATGGAATGGGAACATAAAGAACAGGATGCCTTGGAATACATTTATCAGAGTCAGCCATGGGTTCGGAGTGGTGTTGGCTTTTTGCCAAAACGCAGCATCAACGCTTTCCCTCCTGGCGCATGCGGCGACGGAGAAAATCCAGTCATTCACTATCAGCAGAATGCGCATGATCTTGTTGTTAACATGGCTGGGTGTATCTTTGGTCGTGATTGCTGGTCTGAAATCTACTACTACCGTGAGCTGAGCAACTGGCTTGGTCGGTCGGGTTGGGAGCAATTCAGGGACGGCTTGACTGATCTGTACGACCGAATGACGGGGAAGGATAAGGATGATTGATGCATAGTGTTTACTCTTATCACGTTTATTGTGCTTATCTACGGCAGGTCTGCATTGCTGTAGTTATTCCTTGCGCCATGAGAGGCAATGTGTTAGATTTTCGCTCTGTATGTATATTTGCTTTCGTGGTTTCCATGATTTTAATCCGGCGAACGATAGCTAGCGTGAACAACCATAGTCCTTGAAAATACGACCTTTTTGAAGGATGTTTCTgcctttcaaaaaaaaaaaacgtccTCTGTTTCCTCTGAGTCACATGAAAATCGAATATCGACTCATCTAAACTTTCCTTGGTGCACGACCTACCGCTTTCGGATTGTACTGCTTCACGTGACTATGGAATCTGCACAAAAGACCCCTTCCGTCTCCCGTACCACGGCCATCATCACCGCCTTCACCTCACCCAATCACAAACCAGGTAATCCAaacttcaagatcaacgACCCAGACAACCGCATGAAGCAGCCACCACAAACCGACTCACTCCCACCAACCTTTGCTGCCATTGTCCTGCGCCCGAGCAAGCAACCACCTCAACAGACTCTCACTATACACCGAACTACCAAACCCAGCCGCACAATATGCCAACCGCCGAGTCCGCCGCCTTCCTCGCTAAGAAGCCCACTGTCGCCCCGACCTACGAGGGCGTCGACTTCGAGGACAACATCGCACTCCACAACGCTCGCGATGCTATTATCCGTGAACAGTGGGTCCGCAGCATGATGGCGCGTCTTGTTGGCGAGGAATTGGGCAAGTGCTATGCGCGCGAGGGCGTGAACCACCTTGAGAAGTGTGGTGTTTACCGAGGTGGGTTGTTTTCCGTTTCAAATCTTGTCTACGCCGCACATCCTAGATAGTGAAGGTTCAGCGAGTGTTTGCCTGTGAAGGAACCGGATCTGGCGGGATTGAGGGCGACATGGATTAGTGGTGGTTGTGATTGCGATGCGTTATACTGACACATCTATCTGCTGCAGAGAAGTACTTCGAGCTCCTGAAGGAGAGCAAGGTTAAGGGTTACCTTGGCCAGGAAAAGAACCGCTTTGGTGGAGAGTCCGCATAAGTGTTTGCGTCTTTTCTTTCGTGTTCAGCTATGCGATTGCGTTTTGAGGCTCGGGGCTTGATGGGTGATATCGACACCGCGGGGACCGGACAATTTGAGGACCGGGGAATCTTGATGTCGAGACAAAACCGTCAGCTCTGGACGGAAACCCTGTGGCTTCGATTCCGTGTCTTGTAGCCATCCAGATCGGGTCTGTGTCGGAGGGATACAAAAAGATGCCAGAAGAGAGGCTCTGGAGATTACCCTCTGTGCTCTTGTCCGTTTGTACTGTATATAATATCACTTTTTTTGATTACATTCCTTTTTTTACAAGGTGATTGAGTGCGGTTCGGAGAGGTCGTAGCCAACAGGTGACCCACACCTGGTCCTCGAATGCTAATGTGTTCTTACTAGGCCCTTATGGCAACTGAGTGCTGATTTTGGCACCTGTTACCATATCCCCTTGTTCTCTATATGTACTAATTTGTCGATATTTTTCAATAATAAACTCTCGACGCTGTCGCACTTCGGTCCGGGAATGTACTCGGAGGTCCACGGCTATGATCAGGCTGGCCTGAATCGTCGTCACTATCATCGTCACTTCCGAACTGAAGATCCTTATTCTCTTCTGGCGGAGCACGCATCCGCATCAGTTGATCCTGATCTAAAGATGGGGGTTGGTATAGTGCCGGGGGAGGGTGAATATCACGACCAGAAGGCAGATTAGACAGCAATGATGCAGAGGGTGGGATGGGCTGTGTGTTCATCTATATTGGGTCAGCAAGGCATGCATATTGAGATCGGCCTGGATTATATGGGAAATGAAAAAAATCCGAACTTACTGTGTCATTAATTTTCACCCATTTTGTCTCAAGCATCGCAAGGACCCGTCCCTCCTCGTTACGACCAGCATCGTCCCCCGCATCCAATGGACCTTTTTCGCTGCGACTACCGCCAGCATCCTTAGTAGCGCGACGATCCTCACGCCGCTCTGTCCATTCGCGCTTTAAACGGGAAAGTCCACTCTTTGCAGAGCCCCCCATGCTTGCAACGTCTTCCTGCGAAGACCCTGCTCCACGTAGCCCGAGGGGAATGCGTGCAGCTCGTAACCACGCAATTCCTTCGCCGACTTTACTGGATAGCTCGGCATCTACAGCAAAGAATCGACAGGCGCGTGCCCGAGCAACGCGAGCCAAAACTCCTGTATAGCGGGTCAAATCCTCATCCACATGACCTGCACGACCAGAAGTGGATCCAACAGCGCCTAGACCTGCAGTCGCTTGCTCAGCGTATTCTGCAGCACGCACACATAGTCTTGCAAATAGCAGAGCGCGCACTTTTGGAATTTGAGGTGCATGGACCATCCACTCTTTATCATTCGGATTGCGCGACTGGATGCACGCCACAACATACGCATCATCCTTAAGAACAGCCAATAACGTAGCCTCCGCCATAGCCAAGGATGACAGAGCCGACTGTGTCGCAGCCTCAAGGTCCGGTACTGTCGATACAGTAGCGGCGGTGAAAGATGGCGAAGACGCGAGCAGATTGTGCACCGAGCTAGCTTGTAGTAGATACCGCGTGGCAGTTTGCACAGCAGCAGTGCGGACCTCTGCAGACGGGGTAGACGATGTGTATAGCGCAGCGACAACGCCCGCGCGTGCCATCCTACACAATACATAACCGAGAGTTGTGAGAGTAAACGCCAATTCAAAGTATATACCTCGGCCAGTGACCCGTCCATTCCGCGTGCGGATACTGTTTCCACCTGGTATATTTCCACTGGATCCGAAATTCAATCCACTGGAGGATGACAACGTGTATCTCCATGTCGACTCTATCTCCGCATGGATTGTGATGTCGACTATTTCGCCGGTGCGGAGATTCGGTCCCCCTGAAGTATTACCATCTTGGGGAGCAGAGGAGTACGCATCTGTTGGAACGGAGCGACCATTCAGTCCATTCGAAATTGCGAATAGGAAGGGGATATATTCATTCAAAGCGGACAGAACTGTGGGTAGATGGGCATCCTGGCGCGAGCCGCGGGGTAAGCGCTTGTGAGCCTTCAGTGCGAGGCGGAGAGCATGGCGTGCTGTTGAGGCTGATTGGGGGAGGGATGGGTGAGTGGTAGAAGTTATGAATGTTTGAATTGAGAGGGGCGAGGTATTTGGGAGGCTAAAAGCGTAGACCATTGTGAACTGGGGAGTTGGAGATGGAGGGATTCGGGCATCGGAGCTGATGTCACTGCCAAGACCTTAGAACAATATCTGAGATGAACAGAGAGGACATCCACAAAATGATACAAAGAAAGGTTCTTCGAAGGTTGCCAATCTTAAACCTGCCTCTGCCTTATACTAGCTACTAAATTCATATTTTaagaaaaagacaaccaAACGTCTAGCCAGACGACCAAGAAAATACCCAAAAGACTACCACAAAAGACTACCATCACTCAAGGGCGCATAAACTGACTATCCTTGTACTGTTAATCACTATTTGAGGTCGAGTCTATACGATTGGAGTGAGATATTGAACAGTGCAAAATCAAATATCAAGAAAACAACTCTAGAGTTCAGGTCAACAAAACCAAACGTGAAATACATGCGCATAGCAGAACGCAAGACATTCGCCTCACTAcacctgaaaaaaaaataagaaaacATTGCGATCAGGGGAATAATCCTCCCGCTGCTGGACGTGCCGATCCTACAGCTGTCACGGCTGTCACGGTTTTCGCAGCTTTCGGTACTGGATCTAGTGGAAGGTCTGGCAAGAGGGCGACCGTGTGAAGCGGATTTGCCGTAGGCACACTCATAAATCGGGGGTGTATGTCACCAAAATAGGTATAGCTTGTGCTATCAGGCGCCGATGCTGTGTACATCCTGTGTCGCAGCCACGGACCGTTTAATCGAACCTTCGAACTAACCACGGTGTCATCGTGAATGAGGACTTGGACCGGATGCCACAAGAAGTCCAGATAGTTCGTGGACCGGGCACTCCACATGTTTACCTCAAATCGCCTGCAGATATAGCTCTCGGTTGATCCATTCGCGAGTGTCACGGCCATGCTACCTAACAGGGGTGGAAGAGGAGGGTCGTTTCCGAGTGGATCACAATTGTAAGTTACCAGGTTTCGCATATCGCTTTCATTAATCTGCATCACACTAGCCCCAGTATCATCCATGAAGGAAAAATCAAGGGGCATTGACGGCAGTACAGGCTGAAATAAAGCTGTCGGTTGGATAGTGGACTGGGGAAGTTTTAAGCTGAGATCCATCTTCATGTCATGTTAGACAAACCCCTCCTTCTGTCGGTGGCATCTGAACTCACGTGCGTACAAAATTCTCCGTGTCCAGGAAATGGCTTAGCTATCCATTCTGCCATTTGGGGGATTGGACTTTGTCCTTCAAGCTAAGCTTGTTAGTTTCCGGTCAGTTCAAGTTTTTTTGGAGGAGACGTACCCCTTCTACCCAAAAACCTGTGTGACCATCATGTTGGGCGTTGATGATATCAAACTCGTTCCACCTGAATGGCCTCGGCTGGCAAAGGAGAACGCCTTTAGACCAGTAGGTAACAAGGCCTGGATTCCACCTCAAGTGGCCCGATCTGTATGCTGCCATGATGTTTGTCACATTTCCAACCAGCTCATACTTGTCATTCTCGCTCTGGAGCCATTCCAAAGTCCCCTGGAGAGTTTGCAAGCGCTGAACGACAGGCCAACTCAATCCAGCGGGCTCCAAGTCCATCATTGCTCTAATGATTGAGTTAAATCTTGTCAAGAAAAAGGTCTCGCGAAATACTCACTCGCGACTTTTCTGCTCTTTCAATAACTTCTCCAACGTGAATTCAAACACCCGGCTCATGATATTATCACCAATTCGCTCACGACACCTTGCTATCTGAGCCTCCAAATCACTAAAATAACATATCTCAGAAGCTATCCACAGATGGAGATGTAGTGGGAAATACGTACTCCGGATCAAGGTCAGGTTCTTTAGCATTCCATCCTTTTGGTGTATCCTCCAGGCGGATAATCGGATTCTTTGCCGGTTGTCTCCATCTTTTCTGTCGTTTTGGTAGTGTCGGTAGTGGAATTTGGCCTTCGTAGGATTTCTTCAAATCCAATGCGAGTGCGGCCGGATTCAATGGTGGAGGCACCATGACAGGGATAGGTTTATGGgaaggagcaggagcaggagcaggagcaggagcaaaACCAGGGAGTGGCAATCTCATTGCGTCTTCCGCGTACTGAAACTCAGTCTTCTGTTTGCCCTTCTTCCGGGCCGACGATGCAATAGTACTGATCCTCCGTTTTTTTATGGGCGAGGTGGCAGCAGCATAGTGACCCTCTGGCTTTTGAGCAGCGGCACGCCGAGGACGAACCATTTCGAAGGAGATAATCGAAGCGATATGAGAGTCCCTCGGTGTGGAAGCTTTAGTGCAGCTTGAGTTGATCGAGAGGTGTTTGAAGTCGGGTCTTGGGGGGAGGTATTTGTACTTCATCAAACTCCTAGTTCCTATCTACACAAACAAAGAACATCGATCGGAGAAAAGCCCCCGGTTCAAAAGCGACGGCGTGAGAATTCGAATTCAAAGAACACGAAAGACGGAGAGCCACGTTCTCTGATCATCTCTGAGCAATATAGCATCAAAGAACTTGAgctaccttttttttttcaagttcCTCGTGTTGAATGCGAGAAAATCCCGGTCACCTTGGTCTTTCTTTCACATAACTGTTGAGATGGTCTTTTCAGAGGTCCTCTGAGATGATGTACAAAGACGCGAAGAATCACAATCCGAGTGGAGAATCTTTCTCTATGCACTCGGGGACTAgtcctcttctctttgtcTCAAATTTGGCCCAGCTACCCAAGGGGAATATCACGGTCGTCCACGCCTTGAAGTTTGAAATGATCTGTTTCGGATATGACCTGAGAGGGCCTTTGTTAGAAGTTCACTTTATTCCCGCCAGACTTGATACGAATGATCTAGTCTGATTGCAAGCATGATTTCCCAGAGCAACTGCTGCTGCAAATGAGGCACATCCCATTTCATATTACATTTTCAATAAAACCTTTCATTCTTGATTTCCAATGAACCGTTAGGAATGAACATTCAGGGTATCCGAGGGAAATGGTTGCAGGGAGTTTCGGATGATTCTCACAAGGAATCTATGAAGTTGAAAAAAACAACCAGAGTTAACGATGATCTTGCACTAGCTGTAGATAAGCTTCTGCGGCAGCGAAAACAGAGTCATTTCGTCTCTTCTCTAAGTCTAACATCACACTTTATAAGGAGCATCGGACCGTGATGTACAACGAACGGGAACTGGAAAGGGAGTGCGAATTCCATGAGATCACTTGAGAGGCCTGTGGAAACCTCTATTGCACTATCTGGATGATTCAACTCTCTTTTGCTTGGACTTTAGATCTCCTGTCTCACTAGATCGTTTCGGATGTGTTATGATAAAGAAAGGCAACGAGGCAAGTTGGTTTCTTGAGACGTCAAGTCCTTGAGCGCATGGAAAGAACAAAGAGAATTtcaacaaaagaaaagaaaatttttCAAATCGAATCAGAATTTTGAACGATAATCACTTTGATTGTCTCTTTCTAGATATGTAATATCTTTGATGGCCTACGCAGGTGTGTCGGTGATAAGGAACCTAGGTCCACAGTATTCTACGTAGACTCTAGACGATCTATCTTGTAATGCACACGACAGGCATAATTGACAACCAACAACCAACTCTAAGGAACTTGATCTATGGTCATGACAATCTTGCATTGACAACCATGTCCCAGATTCCCGTGCATGGATCGGACCTTGAGGCGGACTACATCAAAATAATCCAGATTGTGGAAAAACAGGTTGACACTCTAACATACAAGGTCTGGCGACGCCGCGAAGTAATTGATCAACTGGAAGCCCTTTGTCGTGAGCTGATCTTCCAAGCAACCGCCGATGAACGCAAGCCTCGCAGTCATCTTCCTGGCTATGCTCAATTCCAACGTGTCTCCATGACACTGAGACTTTTTCTACCGGAGGCAATTCTCATTCTCAAAAGTGACGGGACTAGTTATCAAGTTAGTAACCGGGCTTTCCGCTGGGTGAGAGAGGATGTGGTTGAATACAGGGCAGCTTGTGTCCTCAAAGAGGCAATGATCGCGGCACAGGCAACAGACTGGTATCTTTGACGAGGGCTGGAGGACAGATTCTTATAGGATGTATTGGGGAGGTTTTCTCTCCTGGGCATTTCTGACACGTTTGCTGAATTCCGCCATATAATCGGCGGGTAGTTGTTCCCAAGATTTAAATCATCCGCGACGTGCATTTTGACAATTCTGCTCAAAGAAGTAATTTAAGTCTACGGATCAGAAATTC
Protein-coding sequences here:
- a CDS encoding PH-signaling protein PalC codes for the protein MVYAFSLPNTSPLSIQTFITSTTHPSLPQSASTARHALRLALKAHKRLPRGSRQDAHLPTVLSALNEYIPFLFAISNGLNGRSVPTDAYSSAPQDGNTSGGPNLRTGEIVDITIHAEIESTWRYTLSSSSGLNFGSSGNIPGGNSIRTRNGRVTGRGIYFELAFTLTTLGYVLCRMARAGVVAALYTSSTPSAEVRTAAVQTATRYLLQASSVHNLLASSPSFTAATVSTVPDLEAATQSALSSLAMAEATLLAVLKDDAYVVACIQSRNPNDKEWMVHAPQIPKVRALLFARLCVRAAEYAEQATAGLGAVGSTSGRAGHVDEDLTRYTGVLARVARARACRFFAVDAELSSKVGEGIAWLRAARIPLGLRGAGSSQEDVASMGGSAKSGLSRLKREWTERREDRRATKDAGGSRSEKGPLDAGDDAGRNEEGRVLAMLETKWVKINDTMNTQPIPPSASLLSNLPSGRDIHPPPALYQPPSLDQDQLMRMRAPPEENKDLQFGSDDDSDDDSGQPDHSRGPPSTFPDRSATASRVYY
- a CDS encoding Alpha-1,6-mannosyltransferase subunit, putative, which gives rise to MTLSRSPSPHPGGGWSSPGLIPASGTTSPGSLSPGGISWAAAKSKSEEVRGYPSFSTRNSGFFSRQRHKISTWFPSFRRVSSHDYIDKDDYGRNWKRASGGCGLLGALRIPVRRGRFRLLLALMLVWVGCLFFWTSIVQTYRRSPIGGGSKFVIILGSNVEGGVMEWKGAREWAIERNSIWNKRRYAEKWGYELELANLLAKKRYSHEWRESWEKGDVIREAMRKYPDAEWFWWLDLNTWVMEYDISLQQHLFNDLKSHVYRDITAYNPLNITHPLPEFWLDELGRSLEGDGQADSLNMLLTQDCAGFNLGSFFLRRSLWTDRLLDIWWDPVMYEQMHMEWEHKEQDALEYIYQSQPWVRSGVGFLPKRSINAFPPGACGDGENPVIHYQQNAHDLVVNMAGCIFGRDCWSEIYYYRELSNWLGRSGWEQFRDGLTDLYDRMTGKDKDD
- a CDS encoding Complex I subunit NDUFS6 — protein: MPTAESAAFLAKKPTVAPTYEGVDFEDNIALHNARDAIIREQWVRSMMARLVGEELGKCYAREGVNHLEKCGVYREKYFELLKESKVKGYLGQEKNRFGGESA
- a CDS encoding Class II aldolase/adducin, N-terminal, whose protein sequence is MVRPRRAAAQKPEGHYAAATSPIKKRRISTIASSARKKGKQKTEFQYAEDAMRLPLPGFAPAPAPAPAPSHKPIPVMVPPPLNPAALALDLKKSYEGQIPLPTLPKRQKRWRQPAKNPIIRLEDTPKGWNAKEPDLDPDDLEAQIARCRERIGDNIMSRVFEFTLEKLLKEQKSREAMMDLEPAGLSWPVVQRLQTLQGTLEWLQSENDKYELVGNVTNIMAAYRSGHLRWNPGLVTYWSKGVLLCQPRPFRWNEFDIINAQHDGHTGFWVEGLEGQSPIPQMAEWIAKPFPGHGEFCTHMDLSLKLPQSTIQPTALFQPVLPSMPLDFSFMDDTGASVMQINESDMRNLVTYNCDPLGNDPPLPPLLGSMAVTLANGSTESYICRRFEVNMWSARSTNYLDFLWHPVQVLIHDDTVVSSKVRLNGPWLRHRMYTASAPDSTSYTYFGDIHPRFMSVPTANPLHTVALLPDLPLDPVPKAAKTVTAVTAVGSARPAAGGLFP
- a CDS encoding Serine/threonine-protein kinase RAD53 — translated: MEATQESTQPCADPRRMGMNNSGIQDQDLADIICILHPNSHAAHDAVGATGELRAQHILQRDILEHESSHTAALDLALRLSSKVHSLAVGFCFGRNRSRCDILLSVDDDAKRVSNTHFRIYLTEDGILMLQDTSTNGTIVDNCRLRKSLKDGNSRMLTNGSVIQVITGSQASDEVRFVVRIPSREGFAVQYHQNLFRYFERVHAHTPAHKERQGPSALAWSSANAYGMHWTGGAEYNVTGQIGKGAFATVYKIATKQHGAIYAAKELDKRRFMKNGILDQKVDNEMKIMRDLTHPNIVQYINHHEHDRWIYIIMEYVPGGELSTYLQTQGRIAEEMVRTIARQVLRALHYLHKRRITHRDIKPDNILIASLDPLRIKLSDFGLSKVVEQETFLKTFCGTLLYCAPEVYPDYDQYRRGELRKRRRVGDPPPKTSPYSQSVDMWSLGAVLFHILSGVPPYSGRAEDRGVQMLRTIMTCDADFDALRKVNVSESGIDFVAKLLNRDPFSRPTEKECFQHPWVAEVPDVDEYEDDDDLLYDHQDGLSVIGEDAEDELDASQLSITEGPGYVHEADGEEGSGSEEISKRPRTEYTPTNVRYPSLPNIESFHDGQAVVDDHAKRLFGEVSASALRSSHALGNMDAYDASNFNVDFLSSDHSWAHQKRDTSYPQVPTPKAKFTRRINLALAIPDTASEASSDNSAQSSRCNTAAETPSRSAHSEYDPEFATTLDAQTGQAILDQARVEEPDSSEPIVHRPKSPPLPFTLSDPEFAKPPKRFGKLKSLPGSIFDLTIYLEDRLTSWGRGPLATIKHADPMDTRIPAYALEVTFWTPGIEARIAAGESWLEIPGVMAILSTKARSGIWVNDTLLRRGSMTEDGPEALQYGKLYTGDIITVYQNKDRSKFLKLQCDFTHGESSQPRPGHEAGFMVRQALMAKTSRAANRMPIRPQSKDRDQVEI